Below is a genomic region from Constrictibacter sp. MBR-5.
TCGACAACATCTTGATATCGCTTATAATATCCTGCATCGAGGTTCGGGTGCGCCTCGTCGAACCACTGTCCCGTCAACTCGCGCCCGTGCGCGGCGACCACGGCGGTGCCCACCAGCCGGTAGCGCATCCTGAACGGGTCGCGGTGGATATCGAGCATCCAGATGTCGGGCAGCAGGCGCACGATCCGCGCGGGATCCAGGTCTCGGCGCGCTGGAAGTAGTCCCGGCGCCGGGCGAAGGGCGTCCCAATAGGCGTAGATGGCACCGATGTCCGGGTGCCAGCCCACCGCCGCCGCATCCGCCGCCGAGCCGACGGCCAGGGAGGCCTCCTGCTCGGGAAACCTCATTCGGTGCGCGGCTTGCCCTCCGCCGCCGTGCGGAACTGCGACCAGAAGCGCTGCATCTGGTCGAGGCCGGTGGCAGCGGCAGGCATCCATGCCTTCCACAGGGCTTCCGGATCCATCGAACGGAGGTTCGACAGCAGCCTGTCCTGCATTTCCTGCATCACCGCCTGCTGCATCGGCTGCACATCGGGCAGGCCGAGAAAGTGGCGCGCCTCTTCGGGCGTGCAGTCGATGTCGATGCTGACCTTCATCGGATACTCCTGCCGGCGGCTGGACACCTGTCTCATGTGGTTCATCGCGTGGCACCGAACAACTGTCGTCAATCCCGGCCGGTGCCTTGAGACGCTGCGCCCAAGGCCACAGCTTAACAGCTGAACCGACGCCTGCGAGGACCGGCGATGACCGAGAACCTGCTCCGCGACGAAACGAGCCCCTACCTGCTCCAGCACAGGGACAATCCCGTGCACTGGCGGCCGTGGGGCGAGGCCGCCCTGGCGGAGGCCGAAAGCGCGCGGAAGCCGATCCTCCTGTCGGTCGGCTATGCCGCCTGCCACTGGTGCCACGTCATGGCGCACGAGAGCTTCGAGGATCCGGCGATCGCCGCGGTGATGAACGACCTGTTCGTCTGCATCAAGGTCGACCGCGAGGAACGCCCGGACGTGGATGCCATCTATCAGCAATCCCTGGCGCTGCTCGGGCAGCAGGGCGGCTGGCCGCTGACCATGTTCCTCACCCCGGCTGGGGAGCCCTTCTGGGGCGGCACCTATTTCCCGCCCCAGTCCCGTTGGGGCCGGCCGGGCTTCGCCGACGTGCTGCGGACGATGGCCGAGGCGTGGCGCACCGATCCCGACAAGGTGCAGGCGAACGTCAAGGCGATCCGGGACGCGCTCGACAAGGCAACCGCGTCCAAGGCCGGCGACGCGACGCTGACGGTACCACTGATCGACAGGATCGCGCGCCGGCTGGTCCGCGAGACGGATCCCTTCCACGGCGGCATCGGCGAGGCACCGAAGTTTCCCAGCGTCCCGGTATTCCTGCTGCTCTGGCGGGCCTGGAAACGGACGGGACTGGAGCCCTTCCGCCGCGCCGTCCTGACGACCCTGACGCAGATGAGCCAGGGCGGCATCTGGGACCATCTCGGCGGCGGCTTCGCCCGCTATTCCGTCGACGAGCGCTGGCTCGTGCCGCACTTCGAGAAGATGCTCTACGACAATGCGCAGATGCTCGAGCTGCTGACGACGGTCTGGCAGGACGAGCGCGATCCTCTGCTGGAGGCGCGCATCCGCGAGACCGCCGCCTGGCTGCTCAGGGAGATGCGTGCCGGCGCCGCAGACGACGGCAGTGCCGGGTTCGCCGCCAGCGTCGATGCCGACAGCGAAGGCGAGGAGGGGCGCTTCTACGTCTGGACGGAGGCCGAGATCGACGCGCTGCTCGGCCCCGAGAGCGCATCGTTCAAGTCGATCTACGACGTGACGGCCACCGGCAACTGGAAAGGCCGCACCATCCTGAACCGCCTGGAGCGACCCGACCTCCTGTCCAACGCGGAGGAGACCCGGCTCGCCGCCGCCCGGGAGACGCTGCTGCGGGCGCGCGCGAAACGCCCGGCACCGGAGCGCGACGACAAGGTTCTCGCCGACTGGAACGGCCTGACGATCGCGGCTCTGGCGCGGGCGGCCGTCGCCCTTGACGAACCGCCGTGGCTCGATGCCGCCCGGGACGCCTTCGCGTTCGTCGCACGCCATATGGTCGACGGCGATGGACGCCTGCGCCACTCCTGGCGGGACGGGCGCCTGCGCCATCCGGCGACGCTGGACGACCATGCCCAGATGGCGCGGGCCGCGCTCACCCTGTTCGAGATCGTCGGCGACCGGCGTTATCTGGATCATGCACGGAACTGGGCGGAGGCCGCGGAACGGCACTTCGCCGACCCCGCCGGCGGCTATTTCATGAGCGCCGACGATGCGGATGGCCTGATCGTGCGGCCGAAGAGCACCGCCGACAATGCCACCCCCGGCGGCAGCGGTACCATGGCCGAGGTCGAGGCGCGGCTCTGGCTGCTCACCGGCGAGATGGCATGGGCGGAGCGCGCCGGCCGGACCATTGCGTCGGTCTCCGGTGAGATCGAGCGCAACTTCTATCCGCTCGCGACGCTGATCAACGCGGCGGAACTGCTCGAATCGGGCCTGCAGATCGTGATCGCGGGTGCCGACGGTGCCGATGCGATGCTGCGCACGGTATGGTCGCTGTCGCTGCCGAATGCGGTGGTGACCCTCTCGGACGACCGCGCGCCGCTGCCGGCGAATCATCCCGCGGCAGGCAAGGGTGCGGTCGGCGGCCGCGCGACCGCCTATGTCTGCGAGGGGCCGGTCTGCTCGCTGCCCCTGACGGAGCCGGACGCGCTGCGGGCCGACCTGCTGCGGCGTTATCGCGGAAGCCCGCAGAGGGCCGCATGAAGCGCACTCCCTTCGCGCGCTGTCGCCAAACCGCGCGGCCCTCGCCATATGCGGCGGAGTCCAGTCAGGGAGCATGATGTGCGGATCGATCTCATTGCGGCGGCGCTCGCCTGTGTCGCCCTCGGCGGCGCGGCGGCCACGTCGTCCTCAGCCCAGTCCTACGGCACCCGCGCTGGCAGCGGCTACGGCCCCGCCACCAATTTCGGGTCCTTCGCCTATCCGTCGCACAGCTGCGGCGGCGCGCCGGTGCTTCCGGTCCGGCCGTCCAGCATGACCTCGTCGCGCGCCGTCAACGACTACAACCGCGAGGTGGATGCCTACAATTCGCAGCTGCAGGTCTATTCCGAGTGCATCACGGCCTATGTCGAACGGGCCCGGAACGACGTCGAACTGATCCGCGAGAGGGCGGAAGACGCCAGCGCCACCCTCGGCCCACAGCCTAGGACGATGCGCTGAGCCGCACCCGCAGCCGGCCGCCGGCGCCGCAGGCGGCGTCCAGCCCGGCCGTCCAGGCCCGCTCCAGCAGATCGGCTTCCAGCGCCCAGCGCCGTTTCACCGCCAGCCAGCCGTCCACATAGCGGCACCACGTCGAGAGCCGCGGCGGCATCCAGGAGAGCGGGTCGCCGTCGGCTTTCGACCGGTTCGTCCGCGCCGAGAGGACGATGAGCTGACCACCTGTCCGGTCGTTGGCGAAGGCTTCCCGGCGCGCCGGGCTCCAGGCGTGCGCACCGCTCCGGTGGGCTTCGCCGAGCGGCACCATGTGGTCGACGTCCACCGCTCCCGGATCCTGGGTCTCGCTGCCGGACCAGCGATCCAGCCACAGGCCGGCGGTCACGCGGCAGCCGTCCGCCGACCATCGCACCGGCACCAGGCTCTGTGCCGCCAGGGTCTCCTGGCGCGCGTCGCGGCAATCGCCGTCCGTGTCCGACCAGTGCGGATAGAGCGCGCGATCGTAGGGGACGGAAACCGGATAGAAGATCTCGTTCTGGCGCACGCCCAGGACGGCCGCGAGCAGCACGCCGGCGATGCCGACGCGCTTCACCCACCGCCGCGCCCAGGTCGCGGGCCGAAGGCCGCCGCCACGCCGGGCAGTTCCGCGCCTGATGAAACCGATACCGGGCCAACGGCCGGAGGCGGGCCGTCGGCCCTTCCTCCGAGCCATATATGCCAAGTCAGTTGCGGTAGGACGGGTCCTCGCGGTCCAGTTCGGCGAGGAAGGTCGGCCAGTGCCGTTCGCTCGTCGCGAGGCTCTCCCGGAACGCGTCGAACTGCTGCCCGGTGTGCTCGCAGACCTCCTTCGACGGCAGCGACACCGTCTTTCCCT
It encodes:
- a CDS encoding DUF1524 domain-containing protein, which produces MKRVGIAGVLLAAVLGVRQNEIFYPVSVPYDRALYPHWSDTDGDCRDARQETLAAQSLVPVRWSADGCRVTAGLWLDRWSGSETQDPGAVDVDHMVPLGEAHRSGAHAWSPARREAFANDRTGGQLIVLSARTNRSKADGDPLSWMPPRLSTWCRYVDGWLAVKRRWALEADLLERAWTAGLDAACGAGGRLRVRLSASS
- a CDS encoding PAS domain-containing protein, with amino-acid sequence MRFPEQEASLAVGSAADAAAVGWHPDIGAIYAYWDALRPAPGLLPARRDLDPARIVRLLPDIWMLDIHRDPFRMRYRLVGTAVVAAHGRELTGQWFDEAHPNLDAGYYKRYQDVVETRRPSWRRGPPFLDQRSRMLRILENIVLPLAEDGATVDILLCLTRIYGRTGEVRF
- a CDS encoding DUF6489 family protein: MKVSIDIDCTPEEARHFLGLPDVQPMQQAVMQEMQDRLLSNLRSMDPEALWKAWMPAAATGLDQMQRFWSQFRTAAEGKPRTE
- a CDS encoding thioredoxin domain-containing protein, which encodes MTENLLRDETSPYLLQHRDNPVHWRPWGEAALAEAESARKPILLSVGYAACHWCHVMAHESFEDPAIAAVMNDLFVCIKVDREERPDVDAIYQQSLALLGQQGGWPLTMFLTPAGEPFWGGTYFPPQSRWGRPGFADVLRTMAEAWRTDPDKVQANVKAIRDALDKATASKAGDATLTVPLIDRIARRLVRETDPFHGGIGEAPKFPSVPVFLLLWRAWKRTGLEPFRRAVLTTLTQMSQGGIWDHLGGGFARYSVDERWLVPHFEKMLYDNAQMLELLTTVWQDERDPLLEARIRETAAWLLREMRAGAADDGSAGFAASVDADSEGEEGRFYVWTEAEIDALLGPESASFKSIYDVTATGNWKGRTILNRLERPDLLSNAEETRLAAARETLLRARAKRPAPERDDKVLADWNGLTIAALARAAVALDEPPWLDAARDAFAFVARHMVDGDGRLRHSWRDGRLRHPATLDDHAQMARAALTLFEIVGDRRYLDHARNWAEAAERHFADPAGGYFMSADDADGLIVRPKSTADNATPGGSGTMAEVEARLWLLTGEMAWAERAGRTIASVSGEIERNFYPLATLINAAELLESGLQIVIAGADGADAMLRTVWSLSLPNAVVTLSDDRAPLPANHPAAGKGAVGGRATAYVCEGPVCSLPLTEPDALRADLLRRYRGSPQRAA